The Cellulomonas sp. P24 genome contains a region encoding:
- a CDS encoding ABC transporter ATP-binding protein, whose translation MVDATVVAAHGLTKSYGRRRAIDGVTFEVERGQICGLLGPNGAGKTTTMRVLVGLSRPERGTARLLGEQSRLAAGVLARVGVAIDGPGFVPHLTGRRNLELFWTAGGRTWPPPALRESLDLAGLDRALDAKVRSYSMGMRQRLMLAQALMGAPELLILDEPANGLDPGEVRALREHLRRLAERGAAVLISSHLLAEIELLATHAVVMTKGTVLARGRLQDLLGDGSYEFAVDDLAGAETALRTVPGVESVSRRGDRLSVTAPGHTPQELNQVLVAAGVGVEAVRSRRSLEETFLELVGETDAAR comes from the coding sequence ATGGTTGATGCGACTGTCGTCGCGGCCCACGGGCTCACCAAGAGCTACGGTCGCCGGCGCGCCATCGATGGAGTCACCTTCGAGGTGGAACGCGGGCAGATCTGCGGCCTGCTCGGTCCCAACGGGGCAGGGAAGACCACCACGATGCGGGTCCTGGTCGGCCTCTCGCGGCCAGAGCGTGGAACGGCCCGTCTGCTGGGAGAACAGAGCCGACTCGCCGCGGGCGTCCTCGCTCGGGTCGGAGTGGCGATCGACGGACCCGGGTTCGTCCCGCACCTGACCGGACGGCGCAACCTGGAGCTGTTCTGGACCGCGGGAGGACGCACGTGGCCTCCGCCGGCACTGAGGGAGAGCCTCGACCTGGCCGGCCTCGACCGAGCGCTGGACGCCAAGGTCAGGAGCTACTCGATGGGCATGCGCCAGCGGCTGATGCTGGCTCAGGCACTCATGGGAGCTCCCGAGCTCCTCATCCTGGACGAGCCCGCCAACGGACTCGATCCCGGCGAGGTGCGTGCGCTGCGCGAGCACCTCCGCCGACTCGCCGAGCGCGGCGCCGCCGTCCTGATCTCCAGCCATCTCCTGGCCGAGATCGAGCTGCTCGCCACGCACGCGGTCGTCATGACCAAGGGAACCGTGCTCGCCCGAGGACGGCTGCAGGACCTGCTGGGCGACGGCTCCTACGAGTTCGCGGTCGATGACCTCGCTGGCGCGGAGACGGCCCTTCGCACGGTGCCGGGCGTGGAGTCCGTTTCGCGACGAGGCGATCGCCTCTCCGTCACCGCCCCGGGACACACCCCCCAGGAGCTCAACCAGGTGCTCGTCGCTGCAGGGGTGGGCGTCGAGGCCGTGCGCTCGAGACGAAGCCTCGAAGAGACGTTCCTCGAGCTGGTGGGAGAGACCGATGCTGCGCGTTGA